Proteins co-encoded in one Halorussus salinus genomic window:
- a CDS encoding DUF7504 family protein, with protein sequence MTDGVIEKLSGARNVLMLAPSLSSKTDDIHDHLIAKRSLDEENLLVLTFQDPERWLARLDRHYDGLPNKVTIVAMDETTRTPAGYGDDVSVTTVKPADLTSVGMAVTDCITDWADSDAETVVCFDSVTDFLQYADRSTMYRFLRVVTRRFDAVDGFAHFHMDPYAHDRETIATLKSPFDAVVDASGEGDESVTVSTRY encoded by the coding sequence ATGACCGACGGAGTGATCGAGAAGCTTTCCGGGGCGCGCAACGTCCTCATGCTCGCGCCGTCCTTGAGTTCGAAGACCGACGACATCCACGACCACCTCATCGCCAAGCGGTCGCTCGACGAGGAGAACCTCCTCGTGTTGACGTTTCAGGACCCGGAGCGTTGGCTGGCCCGATTGGACCGCCACTACGACGGCCTCCCGAACAAAGTTACCATCGTCGCGATGGACGAGACGACGCGAACTCCGGCGGGGTACGGCGACGACGTTTCGGTGACGACGGTCAAGCCCGCGGACCTCACCAGCGTCGGGATGGCGGTCACCGACTGCATCACCGACTGGGCCGACAGCGACGCCGAGACCGTCGTCTGCTTCGATTCGGTGACCGACTTCCTCCAGTACGCCGACCGCTCGACGATGTACCGGTTCCTCCGGGTCGTGACGCGGCGCTTCGACGCGGTGGACGGGTTCGCGCACTTCCACATGGACCCATACGCCCACGACCGGGAGACCATCGCGACGCTGAAGTCGCCGTTCGACGCCGTGGTGGACGCCAGCGGCGAGGGCGACGAGTCCGTCACCGTCTCGACGCGCTATTAG
- a CDS encoding M24 family metallopeptidase, with product MNPDLSPLADALDATEVDGYLLDASSEESDQLYLSGFDAPDPFVTLYTPDGTHLLVSGLEYGRATDESRADSVARLSEYGYQEKVAEYGRTEGKHRVVAAFLDDRGVESVAAPERFPLGTADDLREQGVSVEVLDEDALAEIRAVKTDDEVDHVHAAQQANEEAMRAAEDLIEAAAVEDGVLYHDGEELTSERVKEEIEVTLLRQGCALDETIVACGADAAGPHNRGSGPLRANETIVIDIFPRDKETKYHGDMTRTFVKGEASDEVRRRYDDTYDAFEAALDAVEPGATGKEVHDAVCDCYEERGYDTLRSDSSAETGFIHSTGHGIGLDVHEEPSVSPSGEELKPGHVITIEPGLYDPDVGGIRIEDLVVVTEDGYENLTDYPIHLELE from the coding sequence ATGAACCCCGACCTGTCGCCGTTGGCGGACGCGCTGGACGCGACCGAGGTAGACGGCTACCTGCTGGACGCCAGTTCCGAGGAGTCCGACCAGTTGTACCTCTCGGGCTTCGACGCGCCCGACCCCTTCGTCACGCTCTACACCCCCGACGGGACGCACCTGCTGGTCTCCGGACTCGAATACGGTCGCGCGACCGACGAGAGTCGCGCGGACTCGGTGGCCCGTCTCTCGGAGTACGGCTATCAGGAGAAGGTCGCCGAGTACGGCCGCACCGAGGGCAAGCACCGCGTTGTGGCGGCGTTCTTGGACGACCGCGGCGTCGAGTCGGTCGCCGCGCCCGAGCGGTTCCCGCTGGGCACCGCCGACGACCTGCGCGAGCAGGGCGTCTCGGTCGAGGTGCTGGACGAGGACGCGCTGGCCGAGATTCGCGCGGTCAAGACCGACGACGAGGTAGATCACGTTCACGCCGCACAGCAGGCCAACGAGGAGGCCATGCGCGCGGCCGAAGACCTCATCGAAGCCGCCGCGGTCGAGGACGGCGTGCTGTACCACGACGGCGAGGAGTTGACCAGCGAGCGCGTCAAAGAGGAGATAGAGGTGACGCTCCTCCGGCAGGGCTGTGCGCTGGACGAGACCATCGTCGCCTGCGGCGCGGACGCCGCGGGGCCGCACAACCGCGGGAGCGGACCGCTCCGGGCGAACGAGACCATCGTCATCGACATCTTCCCGCGGGACAAGGAGACGAAGTACCACGGCGACATGACCCGGACGTTCGTCAAGGGCGAGGCCAGCGACGAAGTTCGCCGACGCTACGACGACACCTACGACGCCTTCGAGGCCGCACTCGACGCGGTGGAACCCGGCGCGACGGGCAAGGAGGTCCACGACGCGGTGTGCGACTGCTACGAGGAGCGCGGCTACGACACCCTCCGGAGCGACTCCTCGGCCGAGACGGGCTTCATCCACAGCACGGGCCACGGCATCGGACTGGACGTTCACGAGGAGCCGTCGGTCAGCCCGAGCGGCGAGGAACTGAAGCCGGGCCACGTCATCACCATCGAGCCGGGCCTCTACGACCCGGACGTGGGTGGCATCCGCATCGAGGACCTCGTGGTCGTGACCGAAGACGGCTACGAGAACCTGACCGACTACCCGATTCACTTGGAACTGGAGTGA
- a CDS encoding universal stress protein: MKYLVAVDGSEPSMDALRYAVEQAAATGADVTAVSVVVPEQFFTGGDDPPTSYAEAADELVAEDVQDAEEDAQAALEDAAEVGDEAGVEVETGLLYGEPVEVVTEFAEGRGPSSSRMGSDDEEYDAIFVGHRGLSDRYEGLVGSTAKEIVGRATVPVTVVR, encoded by the coding sequence ATGAAGTACCTCGTCGCGGTCGATGGCTCCGAACCGAGCATGGACGCGCTCCGGTACGCGGTCGAGCAGGCGGCCGCGACCGGGGCCGACGTGACCGCGGTCAGCGTCGTCGTGCCCGAGCAGTTCTTCACCGGCGGGGACGACCCGCCGACGAGCTACGCCGAGGCCGCCGACGAACTCGTCGCCGAGGACGTGCAAGATGCCGAGGAGGATGCCCAAGCCGCCCTCGAAGACGCCGCCGAGGTCGGCGACGAGGCGGGCGTCGAGGTCGAGACCGGTCTCCTGTACGGCGAACCGGTCGAAGTCGTCACCGAGTTCGCCGAAGGGCGAGGCCCTTCGAGCAGTCGGATGGGGTCCGACGACGAGGAGTACGACGCCATCTTCGTCGGCCACCGCGGCCTCTCGGACCGCTACGAGGGGCTGGTCGGTTCGACCGCGAAGGAGATCGTCGGGCGCGCGACGGTGCCCGTGACCGTCGTCCGGTAG
- the aroA gene encoding 3-phosphoshikimate 1-carboxyvinyltransferase, translating to MDVTITPSTLSGAARAPSSKSYTHRAILAAGYSGGALVYDPLVSADTKATMRAVDAFGGDVTRESDHLDVDGFDGRPEVPGDVIDCGNSGTTMRLVTGAAALADGGTVLTGDGSLRSRPHGPLLRAIDELGGSARSTRKNGQAPLVVDGPISGGTVSMPGDVSSQFVTALLMAGAVTDEGCEVELETELKSAPYVDITLELLDEFGVEAGKRGVGADGDDGPSGGTYHVEGGQFYEPEDGEYHVPGDFSSISYLLAAGAMAADDGSEVRVRGAYPSAQGDSKIVGVLGRMGADVDWNRDDGVATVERSELSGVEVDVGDTPDLLPTIAVLGAVADGETRIVNCEHVRYKETDRVSAMAEELEKLGAETSETEETLTIRGDESALTGAQLDGRGDHRVVMSLAVAALAADGPTTISGGEHVDVSFPDFFDVLYDLGATVER from the coding sequence ATGGACGTAACGATAACTCCTTCGACGCTCTCGGGGGCGGCGCGCGCGCCCTCCTCGAAGAGCTACACGCACCGGGCAATTCTGGCCGCGGGCTACTCCGGCGGCGCGCTGGTCTACGACCCGCTGGTGAGCGCCGACACGAAAGCGACGATGCGGGCCGTGGACGCCTTCGGCGGCGATGTCACCCGCGAGTCGGACCACCTCGACGTGGACGGCTTCGACGGCCGCCCCGAGGTGCCCGGCGACGTTATCGACTGCGGAAACAGCGGGACGACGATGCGCCTCGTGACCGGAGCCGCCGCGCTCGCGGACGGCGGGACGGTCCTGACCGGCGACGGGTCCCTGCGCTCGCGCCCTCACGGTCCGCTCCTTCGGGCCATCGACGAGTTGGGCGGGAGCGCCCGAAGCACGCGCAAGAACGGGCAGGCTCCGCTCGTCGTGGACGGCCCCATCTCCGGCGGAACCGTCTCGATGCCCGGCGATGTCTCCTCGCAGTTCGTGACCGCCCTGCTGATGGCCGGGGCCGTGACGGACGAAGGGTGCGAGGTCGAACTCGAAACCGAACTCAAGTCCGCGCCCTACGTCGATATCACGCTCGAACTACTGGACGAGTTCGGCGTCGAAGCCGGGAAGCGCGGCGTCGGCGCGGACGGCGACGACGGTCCGAGCGGCGGCACCTACCACGTCGAGGGCGGCCAGTTCTACGAACCCGAAGACGGCGAGTACCACGTCCCCGGCGACTTCTCCTCGATTTCGTACCTGCTGGCGGCGGGTGCGATGGCCGCCGACGACGGGAGCGAGGTCCGCGTGCGGGGCGCGTACCCGAGCGCGCAGGGCGATTCGAAGATAGTCGGCGTGTTGGGTCGGATGGGTGCGGACGTGGACTGGAACCGCGACGACGGCGTGGCGACGGTCGAACGCTCCGAACTCTCCGGCGTCGAGGTGGACGTGGGCGACACGCCCGACCTCCTGCCGACCATCGCGGTGCTGGGCGCTGTCGCCGACGGCGAGACCCGCATCGTCAACTGCGAACACGTCCGGTACAAGGAGACCGACCGCGTGAGCGCGATGGCCGAGGAGTTGGAGAAGTTGGGCGCGGAGACCAGCGAGACCGAGGAGACCCTGACCATCCGCGGCGACGAGTCGGCGTTGACCGGTGCGCAACTCGACGGCCGGGGTGACCACCGCGTCGTCATGTCGCTGGCCGTCGCGGCGCTGGCGGCCGACGGTCCGACGACGATTTCGGGCGGCGAACACGTTGACGTGTCGTTCCCCGACTTCTTCGACGTGCTGTACGACCTCGGCGCGACCGTCGAACGGTAG
- a CDS encoding alkaline phosphatase family protein, which yields MLRTDVAENLRREFEEDGYLFPDYEGYCFGNVPHTVTDALGVETGRTLPDDVLAGVSDEFERVLVVLVDGFGFRQWRRERDHHALLDRLSSAGRVTPLTSIYPSETAAAMTTFHTGTLPVEHGVVGWNVYEPTADEEFESLLYRTKDGDEPSVPRSEVADADPLYPKLADAGVSSHHVVPFEDAEPGATTRSYESLDEFPAVVAEAVADAADPAYCFAYLDHVDAAAHESGTESPNYRETVGAVFDALDGAVSALDADGTADETLLVVTADHGHVNTDPERNVNLDRREDLLAALRRRADGAPVKFAGSMRNVHLHLRDDRAEEGQRADAAEAVVADLRADLDARVFEKGDLLGGEASGGEAFDGDLFGDAPASETFRRRLGDVVVCHRDLGVWWGDEEPGELAYVGMHGGLHPDEMLVPFAAVRADELVE from the coding sequence ATGCTCCGAACCGACGTGGCCGAGAACCTCCGTCGGGAGTTCGAGGAGGACGGCTATCTGTTCCCCGACTACGAGGGGTACTGCTTCGGGAACGTCCCTCACACCGTGACCGACGCGCTGGGCGTCGAGACCGGGCGGACCTTGCCCGACGACGTGCTGGCTGGAGTCTCCGACGAGTTCGAGCGAGTCCTCGTGGTGCTGGTGGACGGCTTCGGCTTCCGGCAGTGGCGACGCGAGCGAGACCACCACGCGCTCCTCGACCGCCTGAGTTCCGCGGGTCGGGTGACGCCACTCACGTCCATCTACCCGAGCGAGACCGCCGCGGCGATGACGACGTTCCACACCGGGACGCTCCCGGTCGAACACGGCGTGGTGGGGTGGAACGTCTACGAACCGACCGCGGACGAGGAGTTCGAGTCGCTTCTCTATCGGACGAAAGACGGCGACGAACCGTCGGTCCCGCGCTCGGAGGTGGCCGACGCCGACCCGCTCTATCCGAAGTTGGCCGACGCGGGCGTGTCGTCTCACCACGTCGTCCCGTTCGAGGACGCCGAACCGGGCGCGACGACGCGCTCCTACGAGTCGCTGGACGAGTTCCCGGCGGTCGTCGCCGAAGCGGTCGCGGACGCCGCCGACCCCGCCTACTGCTTCGCCTACCTCGACCACGTGGACGCCGCGGCCCACGAGTCGGGCACCGAGTCGCCGAACTACCGCGAGACGGTCGGAGCGGTGTTCGACGCGCTGGACGGGGCCGTCTCGGCGCTCGACGCGGACGGCACCGCCGACGAGACCCTGCTGGTCGTCACGGCCGACCACGGCCACGTGAACACCGACCCCGAGCGCAACGTGAACCTCGACCGGCGCGAGGACCTCCTCGCGGCGCTCCGGCGGCGCGCAGACGGCGCGCCGGTCAAGTTCGCCGGGAGCATGCGGAACGTCCACCTCCATCTGCGCGACGACCGCGCCGAGGAGGGCCAGCGAGCCGACGCCGCCGAAGCGGTGGTCGCGGACCTGCGCGCCGACTTGGACGCGCGGGTGTTCGAGAAGGGCGACCTCCTCGGCGGCGAGGCGTCCGGCGGCGAGGCGTTCGACGGGGACCTGTTCGGTGACGCTCCGGCGTCCGAGACGTTCCGGCGGCGACTCGGCGACGTGGTCGTCTGCCATCGGGACCTCGGGGTCTGGTGGGGCGACGAGGAACCCGGCGAACTCGCGTACGTCGGGATGCACGGCGGTCTCCACCCCGACGAGATGCTGGTTCCGTTCGCCGCCGTTCGCGCGGACGAACTGGTTGAGTGA
- a CDS encoding calcium/sodium antiporter, with the protein MAGQLVVQVGLLVATVVGLWIGARLLVDSVVRLARGAGLSELVIGLTVVAVGTSTPELAVSLDAALAGAGDIAVANVVGSNIYNVAFILGVVSLVRVVPIERSLVHRDGLALAATTLAGVAAMADLTIGRVEGLVFIASFVAYTWYLIRSESNPEEGDGGRSPTGAAPDDRETVPVAGGADRATTADRAETATPNAEPPADRAETLADDGERTSSTARNAGTLVAGLAVVLVSGHFMVEAATELALAAGVSPWVVGGTIVAAGTSTPEFAVSLVAMRRGSVGVSVGNVVGSNVFNMVGVLGLAALVRPLAVPAAALESLAWLTVVVGVFVAALWSGRRLSRAEGGLFALSEILRWILGLLGIVG; encoded by the coding sequence ATGGCAGGACAGTTGGTCGTGCAGGTCGGTCTCCTCGTCGCGACCGTCGTCGGTCTCTGGATAGGCGCGCGACTGCTGGTCGATTCGGTCGTTCGACTCGCCCGCGGGGCCGGACTCTCGGAGCTGGTCATCGGACTCACCGTCGTCGCGGTCGGCACCTCGACGCCGGAGTTGGCCGTCAGCCTCGACGCCGCGCTCGCCGGGGCGGGAGACATCGCGGTCGCCAACGTCGTCGGGTCGAACATCTACAACGTCGCGTTCATCCTCGGGGTGGTCTCGCTGGTCCGGGTCGTTCCCATCGAGCGGTCGCTGGTCCACCGCGACGGCCTCGCGCTCGCCGCGACGACGCTGGCCGGGGTCGCCGCGATGGCCGACCTGACTATCGGACGCGTCGAGGGACTGGTGTTCATCGCCTCGTTCGTCGCTTACACGTGGTATCTGATTCGCTCGGAGTCGAACCCCGAGGAGGGCGACGGCGGTCGGTCCCCGACCGGCGCGGCCCCGGACGACCGGGAGACCGTCCCCGTCGCCGGAGGGGCGGACAGGGCGACGACGGCCGACCGCGCGGAGACCGCGACCCCCAACGCGGAGCCGCCGGCCGACCGCGCGGAGACGCTGGCCGACGACGGCGAGCGGACCTCCTCGACCGCCCGGAACGCGGGCACGCTGGTCGCCGGACTCGCGGTCGTGTTGGTGAGCGGTCACTTCATGGTCGAGGCGGCGACCGAACTCGCGCTCGCGGCTGGCGTCTCCCCGTGGGTCGTCGGCGGGACCATCGTCGCCGCGGGGACCTCGACGCCCGAGTTCGCCGTCTCGCTGGTGGCGATGCGCCGGGGGAGCGTCGGCGTCTCGGTCGGGAACGTCGTCGGGAGCAACGTCTTCAACATGGTCGGCGTCCTCGGTCTGGCCGCGCTCGTCCGCCCGCTGGCGGTTCCGGCCGCGGCGCTGGAGAGTCTGGCGTGGCTCACCGTCGTCGTCGGCGTTTTCGTCGCGGCGCTGTGGTCCGGGCGCAGACTCTCGCGCGCCGAGGGCGGCCTGTTCGCGCTGTCGGAGATTCTGCGGTGGATTCTGGGACTCCTCGGCATAGTCGGGTAG
- the aroC gene encoding chorismate synthase, with protein sequence MNGNSFGRLFQVTTFGESHGEAMGVTVSGCPAGLELDEEDVQEDLDRRKPGQSMITTSRGEPDHVSIKSGLQDGYTTGTPIGMVIDNKDARSEKYEPFITAPRPSHGDFTYSAKFGTRNWGGGGRSSARETVNWVAAGAIAKKILASEGVQLKAHVNQIGDIEAPAVSFEELLEHSEENEVRCAHPETADEMRERIDEYQQEGDSIGGSIYFEARGVPRGLGAPRFDSVQARLGQAMMSVPAATAFEFGLGREAREYTGSERNDEWKFTDPENPDESDPVPVENDHGGLQGGITTGEPIYGEVTLHAPTSIPKTQTTVDWETGEQKDEQVIGRHDPVLPPRGVPVVESMLALTLVDFMLLGGRINPDRVDDRPGEYDTDYHPSSPHNE encoded by the coding sequence ATGAACGGAAACAGCTTCGGACGCCTCTTTCAGGTGACTACCTTCGGCGAGAGCCACGGCGAGGCGATGGGTGTCACCGTCTCGGGCTGTCCGGCCGGACTGGAACTGGACGAGGAGGACGTACAGGAAGACCTCGACCGCCGGAAGCCCGGCCAGTCGATGATAACGACCAGCCGAGGCGAACCCGACCACGTGTCCATCAAGTCCGGCCTCCAAGACGGCTACACCACGGGGACGCCCATCGGGATGGTCATCGACAACAAGGACGCCCGCTCCGAGAAGTACGAACCCTTCATCACCGCGCCGCGGCCCTCCCACGGCGATTTTACCTACTCGGCGAAGTTCGGCACACGCAACTGGGGCGGCGGCGGCCGGTCGTCCGCGCGCGAGACGGTCAACTGGGTCGCGGCCGGAGCGATAGCGAAGAAGATTCTCGCCAGCGAGGGGGTGCAACTCAAGGCCCACGTCAACCAGATCGGCGACATCGAGGCTCCGGCGGTCTCCTTCGAGGAGCTACTCGAACACAGCGAGGAGAACGAGGTCAGGTGCGCTCACCCCGAGACCGCCGACGAGATGCGCGAGCGCATCGACGAGTACCAACAGGAGGGCGACTCCATCGGCGGCTCTATCTACTTCGAGGCTCGCGGGGTCCCGCGCGGACTCGGCGCGCCGCGGTTCGACTCGGTGCAGGCCCGACTCGGGCAGGCGATGATGAGCGTGCCCGCCGCGACGGCCTTCGAGTTCGGTCTCGGCCGCGAGGCTCGCGAGTACACCGGGAGCGAGCGCAACGACGAGTGGAAATTCACTGACCCGGAAAACCCCGACGAGAGCGACCCCGTACCCGTCGAGAACGACCACGGCGGGCTACAGGGCGGCATCACGACCGGCGAACCCATCTACGGCGAGGTGACGCTCCACGCGCCGACCTCGATTCCCAAGACCCAGACCACCGTCGATTGGGAGACCGGCGAACAGAAAGACGAACAGGTCATCGGCCGCCACGACCCGGTGTTACCTCCTCGCGGCGTCCCGGTCGTGGAGTCGATGCTCGCGCTGACGCTCGTGGACTTCATGCTGCTGGGCGGTCGCATCAACCCCGACCGCGTGGACGACCGACCCGGCGAGTACGACACCGACTACCACCCGAGCAGTCCGCACAACGAGTAG
- a CDS encoding twin-arginine translocation signal domain-containing protein: MTQQSSRRRFLKATAATGALAGINATVLAQGQSGNEEVILLGGYTRAWQGYRLPGSAEATGSANPTLNLQAGTTYTLMWQNGDGVGHNFAIQDSQGNNLQVLEPLSVQPDVFEQINQTQAGQNVTLDVSGGNVTGVSNGTGGNATGGGGQQSTESLVAQTEIISEQGAVQAVRFTATQEMAQYICIVHPNTMVGDVSVSGGGGGAGNNSSGQ, from the coding sequence ATGACACAACAGTCATCCCGTCGTCGTTTCCTGAAAGCGACGGCAGCGACAGGCGCATTGGCGGGTATCAACGCGACGGTCCTCGCACAAGGCCAGAGCGGGAACGAGGAGGTCATCCTCCTCGGCGGATACACGAGAGCGTGGCAGGGGTATCGGCTCCCCGGAAGCGCAGAGGCGACCGGGAGCGCGAACCCGACCCTGAACCTACAGGCGGGGACGACCTACACGCTGATGTGGCAGAACGGCGACGGGGTGGGCCACAACTTCGCGATTCAGGACTCGCAGGGTAACAACCTCCAAGTCCTCGAACCGCTGTCGGTCCAGCCGGATGTCTTCGAGCAAATCAACCAGACCCAAGCGGGACAGAACGTCACGCTGGACGTATCGGGCGGCAACGTCACGGGCGTCAGTAACGGGACCGGCGGCAACGCGACCGGTGGCGGCGGCCAGCAGTCCACCGAATCGCTCGTCGCGCAGACGGAGATAATCTCCGAGCAGGGCGCGGTACAGGCCGTCCGGTTCACCGCGACCCAAGAGATGGCCCAGTACATCTGCATCGTCCACCCGAACACGATGGTCGGCGACGTGTCGGTGTCGGGCGGTGGCGGCGGCGCGGGCAACAACAGTTCCGGACAGTAG
- a CDS encoding HalOD1 output domain-containing protein → MGNDTNENPGLTESPDRSGVYRATYDPDGPATLSDVVIEAIAEVADVDPTETVIPIAERIDPDALDSLFADDEGKARTAFRVCGLEVLVRSDGRVRIVDEPVSDD, encoded by the coding sequence ATGGGAAACGATACCAACGAAAATCCGGGGCTGACCGAATCGCCCGACCGTTCCGGCGTCTACCGCGCGACGTACGACCCGGACGGCCCGGCGACGCTGAGCGATGTCGTCATCGAAGCTATCGCCGAAGTCGCCGACGTAGACCCGACGGAGACGGTCATCCCCATCGCCGAGAGAATCGACCCGGATGCACTCGACTCGCTGTTCGCCGACGACGAGGGCAAGGCCCGGACCGCGTTTCGGGTCTGCGGTCTCGAAGTCCTCGTGCGGAGCGACGGCCGCGTCCGAATCGTAGACGAACCCGTTTCAGACGACTGA
- a CDS encoding winged helix-turn-helix domain-containing protein: MQDTKLVRTCIDCDPHKLVLRRTNDDDSRFDVLLDLLTEDPTEAVAVTYRQSERFLHEWRERVDRPPRNVGVVSVGEQMRSSAAASAPLPADRTPLRGVADPTDTDGMRAAVTNYLDGWPSGGDTMVYFDSLSDLLAREDSSAVAEFLEEFLRALDTRDAVGYFCLRPAAHERRVVREVASLFDTVVETVETAAPSVTRPSVDDCFHVVADPRRRCVLDALADGDPRSVPALADRIADRSSVDRDRAATSLRHVHLPKLAEYGVVVHDRAADRVEPGDYFERVEPYLRRLRGADDDRY; the protein is encoded by the coding sequence GTGCAAGATACGAAACTCGTCCGGACCTGCATCGACTGCGACCCACACAAGTTGGTCCTGCGCCGGACGAACGACGACGATTCGCGATTCGACGTACTGCTCGATTTGCTGACCGAAGACCCCACGGAGGCGGTCGCGGTGACGTACAGACAGTCCGAACGCTTCCTCCACGAGTGGCGCGAGCGCGTGGACCGGCCGCCCCGAAACGTCGGCGTCGTCAGCGTCGGCGAACAGATGCGCTCGTCGGCCGCCGCGAGCGCGCCGTTGCCTGCCGACCGGACGCCGCTCCGCGGCGTCGCGGACCCGACCGACACCGACGGGATGCGCGCGGCCGTGACGAACTACCTCGACGGGTGGCCGTCCGGCGGCGACACGATGGTCTACTTCGACTCGCTGTCCGACCTCCTCGCACGCGAGGACTCCTCGGCGGTCGCCGAGTTCCTCGAGGAGTTCCTCCGTGCGCTGGACACCCGCGACGCCGTCGGCTACTTCTGTCTGCGCCCCGCCGCCCACGAGCGTCGGGTCGTCCGCGAGGTCGCCTCGCTGTTCGACACCGTGGTCGAGACCGTCGAAACGGCGGCTCCGTCGGTGACTCGCCCTTCGGTGGACGACTGTTTCCACGTCGTCGCCGACCCCCGACGCCGGTGCGTCCTCGACGCGCTGGCCGACGGCGACCCGCGCTCGGTCCCGGCGCTGGCCGACCGAATCGCCGACCGGAGTTCCGTGGACCGCGACCGGGCCGCGACCTCGCTTCGCCACGTCCACCTGCCGAAACTCGCCGAGTACGGCGTCGTCGTCCACGACCGCGCGGCCGACCGCGTCGAACCGGGCGACTACTTCGAGCGCGTCGAACCGTACCTCCGGCGGCTCCGCGGAGCCGACGACGACCGATACTGA
- a CDS encoding uracil-DNA glycosylase: protein MDANQQTPANPFGMDADCENCPALCATREQVVHGYGDVGADFLFVGEVPGRGADRTGVPFTGDERGEELQHLLGLLGLNNSLPSDDEPELENAFLTYLARCRDPERPPTDDEIRTCEPYLNAEIRMINPEILVPVGGRALTEIATEYTTTPAEEFDVTADHATTIRGRGFEIVPMADPLDLAESEREEFIDHFESLMDRDYRQTKGRRSR, encoded by the coding sequence ATGGACGCGAACCAGCAGACTCCGGCGAACCCGTTCGGGATGGACGCCGACTGCGAGAACTGCCCGGCCCTCTGTGCGACCCGCGAGCAGGTCGTTCACGGGTACGGCGACGTGGGCGCGGACTTCCTGTTCGTCGGTGAGGTCCCCGGCCGGGGTGCCGACCGGACGGGCGTCCCCTTCACGGGCGACGAGCGGGGCGAGGAGCTTCAGCACCTCCTCGGCCTCCTCGGTCTCAACAACTCCCTGCCGAGCGACGACGAGCCGGAACTCGAAAACGCCTTTCTGACGTATCTGGCGCGGTGTCGAGACCCCGAGCGTCCGCCGACCGACGACGAGATTCGGACCTGCGAACCCTATCTCAACGCCGAGATTCGGATGATAAACCCCGAAATCCTCGTGCCGGTCGGCGGGCGTGCCTTGACCGAGATAGCGACCGAGTACACCACGACGCCCGCCGAGGAGTTCGACGTAACTGCGGACCACGCGACGACGATTCGCGGCCGGGGCTTCGAAATCGTCCCGATGGCCGACCCGCTCGACCTCGCCGAAAGCGAGCGCGAGGAGTTCATAGACCACTTCGAGTCGCTGATGGACCGCGACTACCGCCAGACGAAGGGGCGGCGAAGCCGCTGA
- a CDS encoding TIGR04282 family arsenosugar biosynthesis glycosyltransferase, with the protein MTVIAVFADPPRPGLVLPNLADSSPVSDEEAADLYAAMVKDTMRAAERSGGELLVNYRDDETLPDEFADAGEESAEAEVRALAADALEDPDEARFEVQVGSTFSARAGNTVSHLLGEEDAQSVAVVPGTAPMLTRKEIDSAAMKLRRNEVVLGPSERGRVHFAGFTETVDFEEAYATPAIETLTRRAADAGHEVGFLPTATSVATGADLVSLVPELNARVTAERIVPGHTAGLLREWGLRVEEGDAGPELTRTQTDSS; encoded by the coding sequence ATGACCGTCATCGCCGTCTTCGCCGACCCGCCGCGACCGGGACTGGTACTGCCGAACCTCGCCGACTCCTCGCCGGTCTCCGACGAGGAGGCGGCCGACCTCTACGCCGCAATGGTGAAAGACACGATGCGCGCGGCCGAGCGCAGCGGCGGCGAACTGCTGGTCAACTACCGCGACGACGAGACCCTGCCAGACGAGTTCGCCGACGCGGGCGAGGAGAGCGCCGAAGCCGAGGTCCGCGCGCTCGCGGCCGACGCGCTCGAAGACCCCGACGAGGCCCGCTTCGAGGTGCAGGTCGGTTCGACGTTCTCGGCGCGCGCCGGAAACACCGTCTCGCACCTGCTCGGCGAGGAGGACGCCCAGTCGGTCGCGGTCGTGCCGGGGACCGCGCCGATGCTCACGCGCAAGGAAATCGACAGCGCCGCGATGAAGCTCCGGCGCAACGAGGTCGTCCTCGGCCCGAGCGAGCGCGGCCGGGTCCACTTCGCGGGCTTCACCGAGACCGTGGACTTCGAGGAGGCCTACGCCACGCCAGCCATCGAAACGCTGACCCGGCGCGCCGCGGACGCGGGCCACGAGGTCGGGTTCCTGCCGACCGCGACCAGCGTGGCCACGGGCGCGGACCTCGTCTCGCTGGTGCCGGAACTCAACGCCCGCGTCACGGCCGAGCGCATCGTGCCGGGACACACCGCGGGCCTCCTCCGGGAGTGGGGCCTGCGCGTCGAGGAGGGCGACGCTGGCCCCGAGTTGACCCGAACGCAGACCGACAGTTCTTAG